A window of Zalophus californianus isolate mZalCal1 chromosome 12, mZalCal1.pri.v2, whole genome shotgun sequence genomic DNA:
tttaaataaaataaaattttaaaaattttaaaaaaattaaaaaatgtctgTGTATGTCTTGAATGGAagatctttgggttttttttttaagattttacttatttatttgacagagagagaacacgcgTTCAGTTGCCAGATGAACtgaacaaagaaacacaaaactaaaataaGTACCATGTTAAGTAACACTatcaataataaattataatgcCCCTTTCTTTCAAAGTTGTGGTatctattaatttaattatttccaCAGCATTAAAATAAAGGCAGCCAAAGATAGGGTGTTTTCATTAAGTTTAATTAGTGTCCCCAGAAGGTGGATGATAAAGGTTATAGGACAGAGGCATGGCTTCTAAGGGATGGTGCTTTATGAGGAAAAGTTCCCACAAGTGAAGATTAACAGTATAATGCAGTATAAGATATTATTAAGAACTCGTTTTTTTCTTATCTCCTTATGTTCCATTAAATCTTGTTTGCTTttcaaaggaggaagaagagggaaaagacatTGGAGAAGACACTGTTGTGAATCCCGGTAGAGACAGTGCCACAAACCAAATAAGAAGAAAGGAACCCCAGATTCCTACTACAACAAACTACAATCACGTAGGGACTAAATACAATGAGGCCAAGACTAACCGATCCCCAACAAAAGGAAGTGAATTCTCTGGGAAGGGTGATGTTCCCAACACAATTTTAGATTCCACTTCCCAACCAGTCACTGAATTAGACCCCGAAAAAGATGCTGCTTTGATTTCACAGACTGTGACTAAAATGCCACCTCACACTCTGGAGGGCACTGCAGCCTCTTGGAATGAGAGCTCTAAAACTATTCTCAGATTTCCACAAATGAACTTGACTGGGACTGTGGAATCTTTAAATACAGTTTCTGTAACAGAATCTCAAGAGGTATCTACTGATATCAGTGAGGATGAGAATTTATTGACAAGTTTCAAGCTCGATACCGGAGCTGACGAGTCTTCAGGTTCCAGTTCGACAACTTCTTCGACGCTGTTCATCTCTGAGAACATATCCCGTGGGTATGTGTTTTCTTCAGAAAACCCAGAGGCAATCACATATGATCTTCTTCTACCAGAATCTACAAGAAATGCTTCCGAAGAGTCAGCCTCGTCGGGTTCTGAAGAATCTCTGACGGATCCTTCCATCGACGGAAACGTGTGGTTTGCTAGCACTTCAGATGCGGTAACACAGCCCGATGCTGGGTCAGGCAGAGAGAGCTTTCTCCAGACTAATTACACCGAGATACAGATCGATGAATCTGAGAAGGCAGCTGAGTCTTCAGTGCCAGGCCCACTGGTGTCACAGGGTCCCCCGGTCACGGACCTGGAAATGCCGCCTTATTCTACCTTTGCCTACTTCCCGACTGAGGTGACACCTCATGCGTTTACTCCATCCTCCGGACAACAGGACTCAGTCCCCACCGTCAACATGGTACACTTGCAGACAACTCAACCGGTGTACAATGGTGAGACACCTCTTCAACCTTCCTACAGTAGTGACGTCTTTCCTGTAGTCACCCCTTTGTTGCTTGACAATCAGATCCTCAACACTACCCCTGCTGCTTCAAGTAGTGATTCGGCCTTGCATGCTACGCCTGTATTTCCCAGTGTCGATGTGTCATTTGAATCCATCCTGTCTTCCTATGATGGTGCACCTTTGCTTCcattttcctctgcttccttcagTAGTGAATTGTTTCACCATCTGTATACAGTTTCTCAGATCCTTCCACAAGCTACTTCAGCTGTTGAGAGTGATAAGCTGTCCCTGCATGCTTCTCTGCCAGTGGCTGGGGGTGATTTGCTCTTAGAGGCCAGCCTTGCTCAATATTCTGATGTGACGTCACATCAGCCCACCACTCATGCTGCTTCAGAGACATTGGAATTTGGTGGTAGTGAATCTCGTGTCCTTTATAAAACGCTTATGTTTTCTCAAGTTGAACCACCCAGCAGTGATGTCATGATGCATGCACGTTCTTCAGGGCCTGAACCTTCCTATGCCTTATCTAGTAATGAGGGCTCCCAGCACTTCTTCACTGTTCCCTACAGTTCTGCAATCCCCGTGCATGGTTCTGTGGGTGTAGCTCATCCGGCTCCCTTGTTTAGCAGCCCTAGCCACATTTCAGTGCCTCCGTCTTCGGTAATAACCCCAATCGCATCACGGCTGCCGCTGCCTCCTGGCCTCTCTGGGGATGGGGAGTGGTCTGGAGCCTCCTCTGATGGTGAATTTCTTTTACCTGACACAGATGGTCTGACAGCCCTTAACAATTCTTCACCTGTTTCTGTAGCTGAATTTACATATACAACATCTGTGTTTGGTGATGAGAATAAGCCGCTTTCTAAAAGTGACATGATATATGGAAATGAGACTGAACTGcaaatttcttctttcagtgaAATGGTTTACCGTTTGGAAAGCACAGTCCTGCCCGACCTGTACGATACTGTAAATAAGTTGAACACATCTTTACCAGAATCCCCCGTTTCCTTTTCTAGCACAAAGGGCATGTTGCCAGGGTCTCTCGATCCTCCTGCCACTAAGGTTTTTGATCATGAGATTAGTCAAGCTCCAGAGAATACCTTTTCAGTTCAGCCTGCACACGCCGTATCTCAAGCGTTTGGCGACACTTCGCTTAGACCTGTGCTTAGTGCGAGCTCAGAGCCAGCCTCCTCTGACCCTGCTTCTAGTGAAATGTTAGCTCCTTCAACTCAGCTCTTCTTTTATGAGCCCTCAGCTTCTTTTAATACTGAAGTATCGCTGCAGCCCTCCTTTCAGGCTTCTGATGTTGACACATTGCTTAAAACTGCTCTTCCACCTGTGCCTAGCGAGCCAGTATTGGTTGAAACCCGCAAGGGTGATCCCCTTAGTTCTACAGGATTGCATCTCCTGGCCTCAAACTCTGCTTCAAGGGAAAACACGCTGCTCACTACATCTGTACCAGTTGTCGATGTATCGCCTGCTTCTAACGCGCACGCTGCTTCACTTCAAGGTTTAACCATTTCTTACACAAGTGAGAAATACTTTGAACCAGTTTTGCTTAAAAGCAAAAGTTCCCAGCAAGTGGTACCTTCACTGCGCAGTAATGACGAGTTGTTCCCAACTGCCAGTTTGGAGATTAACCAGGCCTTTCCCCCAAAAGGAAGGCATGCGTTTGCCACTCCTCTTTTATCTATTGATGTGCCACCAAATACACTTATAAATCAGCTCATGTATTCCGATGAAGTTTTCACCTCCACTCAGGGGTCTCTCACTGATGACGTATTTGCTGGTATCCCAGCTGTTGTTTCTGATACACCCGTAACCGCCGATCAGTTTGTTCCTTTAGGAAATGTGTATGTTTCCGTTACAGCAGTTTCTCCTGACAAAGATGTTTCTGTCCCCACAACCAAATTGCTGTTTCCTTCTAGAACAACTTCTGAGCTGATTCAGAGTGCCAGATCTGATGCTGATTTAGTGGGTGGTGGTGACGATGGtgatattgatgatgatgatgatgatgatgatgatgatgacagagaTAGAGATGGCTTATCCATAAATAAGTGCATGTCATGCTCCTCCTATAGAGAATTGCAGGAAAAGATAATGAATGATTCAGACACCCAAGAGAACAATCTTGTGGATCAGAATAACCCAACCTCATATTCACTCTctgaaaattctgaagaaaataacGTCACAGGTGTCGTATCAGCCGGTCAGACCAATATGGACAGAAGTCCTGATAAATCACCACCAGCAAATGTGCCACCCCAAAAGCCCAGTGGTGGAAAACAGCACAATGACGTTCAGACTGCTGATGCCCTGCTTCCTTTCACTCCAGAATCTGGAGCATGGGCACCTGTTGCAAGTGATGAAGAGAGCGGATCAGGGCAGGCTCTCTCAGATATCCCGAATGATAACAAGACTTCCACAGATTTCAGTTTTCCAGACGTTAATGAAAGAGATGTTGATGGGGTCCTGGAAGCAGTTGACTCAGAAATAACTCCTGGATCCCCACAGTCCTCAACACCAACTGTCACTAGCAGGCACTCAGAAGTATTCAACATTTCAGAGGCAGGTTAGTTACGGATCCAAGAGATAGACCGAGGTGTGGTGgttttcttcctcaaaaaaatagaaaaatcatggAAGGAGAAATTTGGTGAAGTGGcacatcattttgtttttaatcaagacACTCAACAAATCCatttacagtttttaaagtatGATTTTAGTCATTATTTCAAGTGAATATTCAACACATTTTGGTTAGTGGATAGATAAAACGTTTCTTATTTATTGCCAATTTTTCATATTCTACAAGATGCCAGTTACATGTGGGAGCAATTATGTGTGCGTAACGCATTTTTAGtatactgctttttaaatgatAGATTGGAGTGTGTTGTTTTaggcagttttaatttttatattcacttATGTTCTAAAATAAGTTGTAATCTAATTTCACTGAATTATAAAATGGATTATTAAAACTCTGATACGTAATATGTTATAAACACCTCTCTGACCCACCCCACGGAAAAGATATGATAATTTGCACATCCACATCAGCCTGGGGAGCTTTACAAAAAGTTCTAttgctgagttttgagagttaatggtaagatttgttttgttttgttttaaagaagcttttaattttcttaagttGTCTTTGTTTGATTACCTTAATGTTGCCTAAAGAGGGCAGTGTGAACTAACAAGACACATTCTATTTTGTACTTGCGGTTATACACCTTTCTAAGAAGTTAGATAGTGGTCATTAATATGCAGAGTATGTATAGGTATTGTATGACAAGATGTAAAACACTAGAACATTTTCTGTAGGCATGCATttcatttgttaatgtattttatgcaAATTAGTTTATTGGCCAGATGTTTCTTCAAGTAGATTACTTGCAACATATATAATACAGATGTTTGCTTTAAATGCcaatggggagaaaagggaaattcAGTACCATTAGGCATATGAAATACTGGATAATTTCATTGACTTGATCATAAGAATcttataatttgcttttattaaattttaaggcttttttttaaattaacaatgataatatttaaatgttaacgTAGTAAGTCAAAAGGTAGGTTAAGGTAACAGCTTGCAATCTTATTGCATAAAAGCAGATATTTATAAGCCAGATCATAGATACCAGTCTCATcaggatatttttttctctttgttatttccaTCCTTTGAATTAGttgtatatttttccttcagtcaGTGCAGCAGCAATTaaaagtttgtacattttgataGAGAAGTTTTTCTACATTCTGACTTGATACCTATTTAACATTTGCATTCCAGTTTAAACACACTCTGATATGTGAGAATGAATAATGAATCCACAGGTCACTATATTCATTAGTGTTGCCATATATATGAATTGTTATCTGGCTTCAATTAAATTTCAgggttttgaaatttttattagatttattttaaagacatatcAAGAATTcatccctttttttcctttcttaatagGTAGTGACATCATCAGCATGTTCTTGCTAGATTATGCTCTTATGGGGAAACtatatatgtattgcaaaatgcCAAACCTAGAATTATGAATTAAAACTCAGCAATTTCTTATCATTGCACTAATTTGATTAATTATTAAGAGTATGTTCTCCCACTCAGAGGAGAAAACAGTAGGAATATAACTTCCAATATCATCAGGTAACATAATTATTGGAGTAACTAAGATCAAATAAGATTAGGGAAGAATTCTTGCCTGCTTTTAAAACTGTATCTGCAAAAAATCATATGCACTCTGTCTTACAAAGTAATTGAATATGGCTCTTTATCAAATGCATATAGACTAATTCTGaaacttattttattatgtacttCTAGAATGTAGAATAATTTATAAGACATGTTCCCTAAAACAAAATAGATAAGGCAAAATTAGTATCTGCAATTTATGAATGCATAAACTGAGACCTAGAGATACTAAATTACTTGATTCAGGTCAGGTAGGGAGTCAACACAAAACTGAGGCTGGAATCATGTGTTATTGGTGTCTGTCTCTTAGAGACTGTGCTTTCATTATTGAGgacaataaaatatacataatgctTAATTTGTAATACCAAAAGTATActgttttattctaaaaatgtattttcaagtaTTAATCTTAACTTTGTCTACTGATCATCTATTGGTAGATTCTTGTCTTATTTAGGTAGCTCATATACACTACTGGACCATATTGAAATAGATATTTTAGTGTCAACTAATGTTTATAAAGATCAATACAACTAGTTGTTCCCCATTACAGTATGTAAAGCAACCAGTTAATTGTctgtacttcctttttttataaatatatttttttgaatttgggggggatattttattcatttatttatttactttttaaggtaatctctgcacccaacctggggcttaaactcatgaccccgacatcaagagttgcatactctactgactgagccagacaggggCCCCTGATTATCTATACTTTCATGTGGTATCTCATCTTGAATAAAATACCTGGGTTTCATAATATGTGATTACCATGGATTTATCATTCTAACTCCTCAacgaaaacatttattttaaaatcagacccCCCAGAGAACTTATGAGTAAAGTCTGTATTACAAgattatatatgtgtgcatgtgtgtatatagtgcatgtgtatagtgtgtgtgatatgtatggtaatttgttacatgcTTTATGTGTCATATATCTTACATATATGATCTGACatctcatatatatgtatgcaatacatatatatataaatgagatatgtatgtatctatatacatacatatatatacatatacacctatatacatatttctataaatatttgtggtcACTGAAGACCAGTATAATTATATAAGCTCACTTTGTATATAAATTAATGTACATTATTGGTTTTCAAACGTGAATGTGGATCAAAATCACCTGGaagacttgttaaaacacagattgctagGCCTTACCTACAGTTTCTGTTCAGCAGCTTTGTGATGGTTGGCATGGGGCCCAAAattggcatttctaacaagttccaggCTATGCCAATGCCAATATTCTGGGAATGACATTTCAAGAATGACTGATACAGATAATGATATTAACCACCATTTGTGATTTCTAGGTACTCGGGACTTTACTAAGTGGATTACTTCATTGTTTAGCCACAAAATTTCCATTTAGGTAACAATCGttttaatagagaaaatgtgACCTTAAGTTCTCTGCCATTAGCTATGCTTACTTTAGGGCTGCATTTATGAATTTGTTACTCTCAAATGTATTCTTCAATCTTGAAATTAAACCGATTTCCCTTTGTGTCCTATTACTAAAGTAAGATGCTTGGTATAAAAGCACCTAATGTGCGGGGAGTCTGGAATGCAGTGTAGACTCTCATGGGGGAACTTGGATGTAGTTCTTCCAGAATTTCTGCAGGCAGACACTAAGAGCTCTTACTTTGGCAGAGCAGTTCTTATGTCCAGTTGGGTTGGTTCCCCCCCACACTTCAAAGGAGAAGGGATACCCTGAAGTTCTGAAACTCTTTTGAGCAACTTGGAAGAATGGCGCCAGTTGCAATGATTTTGAAAGTGCTAGGACAATAATGCACCTAACTGGTCACAAAAATAGTCACTTGCCATCTTTCAAAATTAATCCAAAGACAGAAGTTAAACTTTTCCATAATTTATACTTGCATATTTGAAAAGAATTCCTTTGATCTATGTATTCCTTCAGTTCGCAtacaatagtatttttatttttggtagagAAAAAATAGTTGATAAGAAGGGCAAAGTAACACTTTAAAAGCAacctacatttaaatttttaatagttttctggGTTGAATGGTTATCCTAATGTAAGAAGGGTTATCTTAACCTTCCCTCTTGATGGAATTTTTAATTGCTCCTAGCTACTTATTTGATTGCAGGATTAGAAAcatcttattaaaattaagtttggAAAATCAAGATATATATGGTACAGTAAGTAGCATTGTTTTTCctgatcattttatttaaaaactgggtagttttttttttttttattttaatacttctgttttccttttagcAAGCTTTTCAAGGCAGTGTTATGCTCATTTCTTGCCATGACACCCGTACCTGGGTGCCAATCTTTGCTCTAATAGCCTGCCgtactttttaaactttgttttactTAAATTGGCTTGTAATCGTAGACATTCTTTCTGTCATAGATTTGAAATTGTAAAGGTAAGCAACAGCAATGAAGGTTGCACTTACTCAGTTGAAAAATGTTGTGACTTTTTCTTAAGCTTAAATATCAACTCTCTCAATTTTCTCCGACTACAGAGGCCAGTAATAGTAGCCATGAGTCTCGTATTGGTCTAGCTGAGGGGTTGGAATCCGAGAAGAAGGCAGTTATACCCCTCGTGATCGTGTCAGCCCTGACTTTTATCTGTCTAGTGGTTCTTGTGGGTATTCTCATCTACTGGAGGTAAGTTGAGTGCTTGTTTTAGACGTGTGTTTCATAAAGCTTAGATTTTGCCTGTTATTTACCTGAAAGCTCTTCAAAGCGtattcaaaattcattttacttGAGAGATACCATTAATTTAACCATGAATAAGGTGATTTTGTAAATCCAAAGACATAACATACAAGATTTGATTGTTCTTCATAGTTCAATGAAACAATTAAAGTTAAAATGGAGGAATTCCAGCTTCAGttaatatttaatacagtatTTCGACAGCGTACTTTGATATTCATCTCATTAACATTCAAACATTATCATAGCATTTAACATAAATCTAAGCTTCTCAGCTTAAACGCTCCAGCTGTTACAATTTCAAAAGTTACTGTttcagaaaacataatttttgatATAGTAAAAACAGAGTTTATTTATAATAGTGGATTTTATACAAGCTGCACATTGACTGCATACTGATAACAAAAAAGATAACCcatacataaatgtaaaaatcaagcAATTAAAATGTGGTTATAATGAGGAAATAAAGTTGATGACTGTATTAGGATGCatgggattttaaaattaattataatttgcCTTTGGGGATGAAATATAGCTTTGCTATCATCAATAGTCTACTAAGACTtttaaaggacaaagaaaattgCACGCCTCCTAAGCTTCCTGTCCCATAGCAAGCAGAACACACTGCAAATTAGGGAGTTTACTGGGGAAACAATGTAAGTCAGTGTAACTATTATAACTGTatctaggaaaacaaaaactttatgaCAATATAAGGAATCATAGTTTAgtaatttcttcctttgttttaaaagagaattttgttCAGAAGCTTtataattaattcctttttttaagcaaCATCTTCCTATAAGTTCATATGACCACTCTTTCCGTGTTATCCTAAAGTATATTCTCTCagtttattcaaaaatatttatcatgtttatGGACTCTTTCCCATGTGTGTAGTACTATGTTGACTACTATGGAaaatatcaaaaaagaatgaatgagtgagtgaacaaatgaatgaagtcaCTATGACTGAGAAATTTATGCTTATTGAGAATTTCCCATGAAAAATTTATAACATACTATATAAAAGTTTACATATGACAACAGAAATCGCTAATGGTAACAGGGTCAGAGAGCAAGGGATCTTGATAGGCCAAGATGACAGAGTCAGTTTAAGATGTAGGGCTTGAGCTGGATAAGATTCAGAAAGTGGAGATAAAGGAGACCAGAGACCAGCCTTCCAGGCAGGGACACAGCAGGTGGGAAGAATGGGAAG
This region includes:
- the PTPRZ1 gene encoding receptor-type tyrosine-protein phosphatase zeta isoform X2, translating into MLILKRFLACIQLLCVCRLDWAYGYYRQQRKLVEEIGWSYTGALNQKNWGKKYPTCSSPKQSPINIDEDLTQVNVNLKKLKFQGWDKTSLENTFIHNTGKTVEINLTNDYRLSGGVSEVVFKASKITFHWGKCNMSSEGSEHSLEGQKFPLEMQIYCFDADRFSSFEEAVKGKGKLRALSILFEVGIEENLDYKAIIDGVERVSRFGKQAALDPFILLNLLPNSTDKYYTYNGSLTSPPCTDTVDWIIFKDTVSISESQLAVFCEVLTMQQSGYVMLMDYLQNNFREQQYKFSRQVFSSYTGKEEIHAAVCSSEPENVQADPENYTSLLVTWERPRVVYDTMIEKFAVLYQQLEGEDQTKHEFLTDGYQDLGAILNNLLPNMSYVLQIVAICTNGLYGKYSDQLVVDMPSDDPELDLFPELIGTEEIVKEEEEGKDIGEDTVVNPGRDSATNQIRRKEPQIPTTTNYNHVGTKYNEAKTNRSPTKGSEFSGKGDVPNTILDSTSQPVTELDPEKDAALISQTVTKMPPHTLEGTAASWNESSKTILRFPQMNLTGTVESLNTVSVTESQEVSTDISEDENLLTSFKLDTGADESSGSSSTTSSTLFISENISRGYVFSSENPEAITYDLLLPESTRNASEESASSGSEESLTDPSIDGNVWFASTSDAVTQPDAGSGRESFLQTNYTEIQIDESEKAAESSVPGPLVSQGPPVTDLEMPPYSTFAYFPTEVTPHAFTPSSGQQDSVPTVNMVHLQTTQPVYNGETPLQPSYSSDVFPVVTPLLLDNQILNTTPAASSSDSALHATPVFPSVDVSFESILSSYDGAPLLPFSSASFSSELFHHLYTVSQILPQATSAVESDKLSLHASLPVAGGDLLLEASLAQYSDVTSHQPTTHAASETLEFGGSESRVLYKTLMFSQVEPPSSDVMMHARSSGPEPSYALSSNEGSQHFFTVPYSSAIPVHGSVGVAHPAPLFSSPSHISVPPSSVITPIASRLPLPPGLSGDGEWSGASSDGEFLLPDTDGLTALNNSSPVSVAEFTYTTSVFGDENKPLSKSDMIYGNETELQISSFSEMVYRLESTVLPDLYDTVNKLNTSLPESPVSFSSTKGMLPGSLDPPATKVFDHEISQAPENTFSVQPAHAVSQAFGDTSLRPVLSASSEPASSDPASSEMLAPSTQLFFYEPSASFNTEVSLQPSFQASDVDTLLKTALPPVPSEPVLVETRKGDPLSSTGLHLLASNSASRENTLLTTSVPVVDVSPASNAHAASLQGLTISYTSEKYFEPVLLKSKSSQQVVPSLRSNDELFPTASLEINQAFPPKGRHAFATPLLSIDVPPNTLINQLMYSDEVFTSTQGSLTDDVFAGIPAVVSDTPVTADQFVPLGNVYVSVTAVSPDKDVSVPTTKLLFPSRTTSELIQSARSDADLVGGGDDGDIDDDDDDDDDDDRDRDGLSINKCMSCSSYRELQEKIMNDSDTQENNLVDQNNPTSYSLSENSEENNVTGVVSAGQTNMDRSPDKSPPANVPPQKPSGGKQHNDVQTADALLPFTPESGAWAPVASDEESGSGQALSDIPNDNKTSTDFSFPDVNERDVDGVLEAVDSEITPGSPQSSTPTVTSRHSEVFNISEAEASNSSHESRIGLAEGLESEKKAVIPLVIVSALTFICLVVLVGILIYWRKCFQTAHFYLEDSTSPRVISTPPTPVFPISDDVGAIPIKHFPKHVADLHASNGFTEEFEEVQSCTVDLGITADSSNHPDNKHKNRYINIVAYDHSRVKLAQLAEKDGKLTDYINANYVDGYNRPKAYIAAQGPLKSTAEDFWRMIWEHNVEVIVMITNLVEKGRRKCDQYWPADGSEEYGNFLVTQKSVQMLAYYTVRSFTLRNTKIKKGSQKGRPSGRVVEQYHYTQWPDMGTPEYSLPLLTFVRKASHAKRHAVGPVVVHCSAGVGRTGTYIVLDSMLQQIQQEGTVNVFGFLKHIRSQRNYLVQTEEQYVFIHDALVEAILSKETEVPDSHIHAYVNTLLIPGPTGKTKLEKQFKLLSQSNIQQSDYSTALKQCNREKNRTSSIIPVERSRVGISSLSGEGPDYINASYIMGYYQSNEFIITQHPLLHTIKDFWRMIWDHNAQVVVMLPDGQNMAEDEFVYWPNKDEPINCESFKVTLMAEEHKCLSNEEKLIIQDFILEATQDDYVLEVRHFQCPKWPNPDSPISKTFELISIIKEEAANRDGPVIVHDEHGGVTAGTFCALTTLMHQLEKENSMDVYQVAKMINLMRPGVFADIEQYQFLYKAVLSLVSTRQEENPSTSLDSNGAALPDGNIAESLESLV
- the PTPRZ1 gene encoding receptor-type tyrosine-protein phosphatase zeta isoform X1 — translated: MLILKRFLACIQLLCVCRLDWAYGYYRQQRKLVEEIGWSYTGALNQKNWGKKYPTCSSPKQSPINIDEDLTQVNVNLKKLKFQGWDKTSLENTFIHNTGKTVEINLTNDYRLSGGVSEVVFKASKITFHWGKCNMSSEGSEHSLEGQKFPLEMQIYCFDADRFSSFEEAVKGKGKLRALSILFEVGIEENLDYKAIIDGVERVSRFGKQAALDPFILLNLLPNSTDKYYTYNGSLTSPPCTDTVDWIIFKDTVSISESQLAVFCEVLTMQQSGYVMLMDYLQNNFREQQYKFSRQVFSSYTGKEEIHAAVCSSEPENVQADPENYTSLLVTWERPRVVYDTMIEKFAVLYQQLEGEDQTKHEFLTDGYQDLGAILNNLLPNMSYVLQIVAICTNGLYGKYSDQLVVDMPSDDPELDLFPELIGTEEIVKEEEEGKDIGEDTVVNPGRDSATNQIRRKEPQIPTTTNYNHVGTKYNEAKTNRSPTKGSEFSGKGDVPNTILDSTSQPVTELDPEKDAALISQTVTKMPPHTLEGTAASWNESSKTILRFPQMNLTGTVESLNTVSVTESQEVSTDISEDENLLTSFKLDTGADESSGSSSTTSSTLFISENISRGYVFSSENPEAITYDLLLPESTRNASEESASSGSEESLTDPSIDGNVWFASTSDAVTQPDAGSGRESFLQTNYTEIQIDESEKAAESSVPGPLVSQGPPVTDLEMPPYSTFAYFPTEVTPHAFTPSSGQQDSVPTVNMVHLQTTQPVYNGETPLQPSYSSDVFPVVTPLLLDNQILNTTPAASSSDSALHATPVFPSVDVSFESILSSYDGAPLLPFSSASFSSELFHHLYTVSQILPQATSAVESDKLSLHASLPVAGGDLLLEASLAQYSDVTSHQPTTHAASETLEFGGSESRVLYKTLMFSQVEPPSSDVMMHARSSGPEPSYALSSNEGSQHFFTVPYSSAIPVHGSVGVAHPAPLFSSPSHISVPPSSVITPIASRLPLPPGLSGDGEWSGASSDGEFLLPDTDGLTALNNSSPVSVAEFTYTTSVFGDENKPLSKSDMIYGNETELQISSFSEMVYRLESTVLPDLYDTVNKLNTSLPESPVSFSSTKGMLPGSLDPPATKVFDHEISQAPENTFSVQPAHAVSQAFGDTSLRPVLSASSEPASSDPASSEMLAPSTQLFFYEPSASFNTEVSLQPSFQASDVDTLLKTALPPVPSEPVLVETRKGDPLSSTGLHLLASNSASRENTLLTTSVPVVDVSPASNAHAASLQGLTISYTSEKYFEPVLLKSKSSQQVVPSLRSNDELFPTASLEINQAFPPKGRHAFATPLLSIDVPPNTLINQLMYSDEVFTSTQGSLTDDVFAGIPAVVSDTPVTADQFVPLGNVYVSVTAVSPDKDVSVPTTKLLFPSRTTSELIQSARSDADLVGGGDDGDIDDDDDDDDDDDRDRDGLSINKCMSCSSYRELQEKIMNDSDTQENNLVDQNNPTSYSLSENSEENNVTGVVSAGQTNMDRSPDKSPPANVPPQKPSGGKQHNDVQTADALLPFTPESGAWAPVASDEESGSGQALSDIPNDNKTSTDFSFPDVNERDVDGVLEAVDSEITPGSPQSSTPTVTSRHSEVFNISEAEASNSSHESRIGLAEGLESEKKAVIPLVIVSALTFICLVVLVGILIYWRKCFQTAHFYLEDSTSPRVISTPPTPVFPISDDVGAIPIKHFPKHVADLHASNGFTEEFETLKEFYQEVQSCTVDLGITADSSNHPDNKHKNRYINIVAYDHSRVKLAQLAEKDGKLTDYINANYVDGYNRPKAYIAAQGPLKSTAEDFWRMIWEHNVEVIVMITNLVEKGRRKCDQYWPADGSEEYGNFLVTQKSVQMLAYYTVRSFTLRNTKIKKGSQKGRPSGRVVEQYHYTQWPDMGTPEYSLPLLTFVRKASHAKRHAVGPVVVHCSAGVGRTGTYIVLDSMLQQIQQEGTVNVFGFLKHIRSQRNYLVQTEEQYVFIHDALVEAILSKETEVPDSHIHAYVNTLLIPGPTGKTKLEKQFKLLSQSNIQQSDYSTALKQCNREKNRTSSIIPVERSRVGISSLSGEGPDYINASYIMGYYQSNEFIITQHPLLHTIKDFWRMIWDHNAQVVVMLPDGQNMAEDEFVYWPNKDEPINCESFKVTLMAEEHKCLSNEEKLIIQDFILEATQDDYVLEVRHFQCPKWPNPDSPISKTFELISIIKEEAANRDGPVIVHDEHGGVTAGTFCALTTLMHQLEKENSMDVYQVAKMINLMRPGVFADIEQYQFLYKAVLSLVSTRQEENPSTSLDSNGAALPDGNIAESLESLV